From Nitrospirota bacterium, the proteins below share one genomic window:
- a CDS encoding diguanylate cyclase, with product MVDITQTRILYMEDDPGISVLLQKSLERRGFRVDTATNGEEGLKMAAEASYDVLLVDYNMPFLGGLDVIRELSRNGPGVPIIMVTGDGNEEVAVEALKLGASDYIVKDVEMRYLKLIPAVIDRVLSQQQLIRERNQMQETVRESEERYRRLVELSPDGIAVHIEGKFVFLNPAGAHQLGASTPDQLVGTSVFAVVHPEFQEIARSRVQQVSSTKESVNWIEERFVRLDGTVIDVEVASVYLPFEGKQAVQTIFRDITDRKRIEQRLEQLALYDTLTGLPNRTLFYDRMNQLLALAKRNDYVLALLYVDLDRFKEVNDRRGHEVGDLVLKEAAQRMTSCTRRSDTVARMGGDEFVGICGRIASQRDAGIVAEKLISALAMPFHIRERDTVIGASIGISLYPNDGDDVETLVAKADQAMYRVKATGKGGYLFFSDIPV from the coding sequence ATGGTTGATATTACCCAGACCCGCATTCTCTATATGGAAGACGACCCGGGCATCTCCGTCCTGCTGCAGAAAAGCCTGGAGCGGCGCGGTTTTCGCGTGGACACGGCGACGAACGGCGAAGAGGGCCTGAAGATGGCCGCGGAGGCGAGCTATGACGTGCTCCTCGTTGATTACAACATGCCGTTCCTCGGCGGGCTCGACGTCATCCGCGAGCTCTCCCGGAACGGCCCCGGCGTCCCGATCATCATGGTGACGGGCGACGGGAACGAAGAGGTCGCCGTCGAGGCGCTCAAGCTGGGGGCGTCCGATTACATCGTGAAGGACGTTGAAATGCGCTACCTCAAGCTCATTCCCGCCGTCATCGACCGGGTGCTCTCCCAGCAGCAGCTCATCCGGGAGCGCAACCAGATGCAGGAAACCGTGCGGGAGAGCGAAGAGCGCTACCGGCGGCTGGTGGAACTATCGCCCGACGGCATCGCCGTCCACATCGAGGGAAAATTCGTGTTCCTGAACCCGGCCGGCGCCCACCAGCTCGGCGCGTCAACCCCGGACCAACTGGTCGGCACGTCGGTCTTCGCGGTCGTGCATCCCGAATTTCAGGAGATAGCCCGCTCTCGGGTCCAGCAGGTGTCCAGCACGAAAGAATCGGTGAACTGGATTGAGGAAAGATTCGTACGACTCGACGGCACCGTCATCGACGTGGAGGTCGCCAGCGTTTACTTGCCCTTCGAAGGGAAACAGGCGGTGCAGACCATCTTCCGGGACATTACGGACCGCAAGCGGATCGAGCAGCGGCTCGAACAGCTGGCGCTCTACGATACGCTGACCGGGCTTCCCAACCGCACGCTGTTCTACGACAGGATGAACCAGCTCCTGGCGCTCGCGAAGCGCAACGACTATGTCCTCGCCCTGCTGTACGTGGACCTGGACCGTTTCAAGGAGGTCAACGACCGGCGCGGCCACGAAGTGGGTGATCTGGTGCTCAAGGAGGCGGCCCAGCGGATGACTTCGTGCACCCGGAGATCCGATACCGTCGCCCGCATGGGCGGCGATGAATTCGTCGGCATCTGCGGACGGATCGCCTCGCAGCGGGACGCCGGCATCGTGGCGGAGAAGCTCATCAGCGCCCTCGCCATGCCCTTTCACATCAGGGAACGCGACACCGTCATCGGCGCGAGCATCGGCATCAGCCTCTATCCCAACGACGGCGACGATGTGGAAACGCTCGTCGCCAAGGCCGATCAGGCCATGTACCGCGTGAAGGCAACGGGAAAAGGCGGCTACCTGTTCTTCAGCGATATCCCCGTCTGA
- a CDS encoding response regulator yields MSLQAPRARAILLVEDDPGHAVLIKKNLLRAGITHDIVVLDDGQKAVDYLLRQGAFATDEHLPPVLVLLDLNVPVLNGYQVLRIIKSDERSKRIPVVVLTTTDNPHEIERCYESGCNMYVTKPIEYDRFIETIRRISMFLSIVRTPVKE; encoded by the coding sequence ATGAGCCTGCAGGCGCCACGAGCCAGGGCAATTCTCCTGGTGGAAGATGATCCCGGGCATGCCGTGCTGATCAAAAAAAATCTTCTGCGCGCCGGGATCACGCACGACATCGTCGTGCTGGATGACGGCCAGAAGGCGGTCGACTATCTTCTCAGGCAGGGTGCCTTTGCCACGGACGAACACCTGCCCCCGGTCCTCGTGCTCCTCGATCTCAACGTGCCGGTGCTGAACGGGTACCAGGTGCTGAGGATCATCAAGAGCGACGAGCGCTCGAAACGGATTCCGGTGGTCGTCCTGACGACGACCGACAACCCCCACGAGATCGAGCGCTGCTACGAATCCGGCTGCAACATGTACGTGACGAAGCCGATAGAATATGACCGGTTCATCGAGACGATCCGGAGGATCAGCATGTTCCTTTCGATCGTCAGGACGCCGGTGAAGGAGTGA